Proteins encoded together in one Campylobacter concisus window:
- a CDS encoding diguanylate cyclase, translated as MERILVVDDNKALAKLIVMQMEKSIEDMAIDVAYDFAEAQMLISEHGKDYFMTILDLNLPDAPNGEIVDYVLAQGLCAIVLTGSIDDKTKEFFINKDIVDYVYKGNMDDINYIFQMINRLSKNRQYKVLVVEDSLPFRNMIKKILTSLQFKVLAAAHGEEAMSYFADNPDINLIITDYRMPVKDGLEVLKEVRKEKDKNHLGVIVMTSPSEKTDASIFLKNGASDFIAKPFSKEELICRVNNTIEAMENINKIANFANRDFLTGAYNRRFFYQDIEEYVQAAEELDEPYAFAMLDIDHFKKINDTYGHDGGDKILKSLAKILTDNTKGRDVVARFGGEEFCVVLKKIAKEEAIKFFVNLRAKVAENEVIIKDKIVRVTVSIGISFGKGHCEIDDMLEACDSALYVAKENGRNRVEIAL; from the coding sequence ATGGAAAGAATTCTAGTAGTTGATGATAATAAGGCACTTGCGAAGCTAATCGTCATGCAGATGGAAAAGAGCATTGAGGATATGGCGATCGACGTTGCTTATGATTTTGCCGAAGCCCAGATGCTAATTAGCGAGCACGGCAAAGATTATTTTATGACTATCTTGGATCTAAATTTACCTGACGCACCAAATGGCGAGATCGTTGATTATGTCCTTGCTCAAGGGCTCTGTGCTATCGTTTTAACTGGTAGTATCGATGATAAGACGAAAGAATTTTTTATAAACAAAGATATAGTTGATTACGTCTATAAGGGCAACATGGATGATATCAACTACATCTTTCAAATGATAAACAGACTAAGCAAAAATAGACAATACAAAGTTCTAGTCGTTGAGGATTCACTGCCTTTTAGAAATATGATAAAAAAAATCTTAACTAGCCTTCAGTTTAAGGTTTTAGCAGCAGCTCACGGGGAAGAGGCGATGAGCTATTTTGCTGATAATCCTGATATAAATTTAATCATAACTGACTATAGAATGCCTGTCAAAGATGGTTTAGAAGTCTTAAAAGAGGTGAGAAAAGAGAAAGATAAAAACCACCTTGGCGTGATCGTGATGACATCTCCTAGCGAAAAGACTGATGCTTCGATATTTTTAAAAAATGGAGCTAGCGACTTTATAGCAAAGCCATTTTCAAAAGAAGAGCTCATTTGCCGTGTAAATAACACCATTGAGGCGATGGAAAATATAAATAAGATAGCAAATTTTGCTAACCGCGACTTTTTGACTGGCGCTTACAATAGAAGATTCTTTTACCAAGATATAGAAGAGTATGTCCAAGCAGCTGAAGAGCTTGATGAGCCTTATGCATTTGCTATGCTTGATATAGATCACTTTAAAAAGATAAATGATACATACGGACATGATGGTGGCGACAAGATACTAAAATCACTCGCAAAGATACTAACTGACAACACAAAAGGAAGAGATGTGGTCGCTAGGTTTGGTGGCGAGGAGTTTTGTGTCGTTCTTAAAAAGATAGCAAAAGAAGAGGCGATTAAATTTTTTGTAAATTTAAGAGCAAAAGTGGCTGAAAATGAGGTAATCATAAAAGATAAGATCGTAAGAGTGACCGTCTCTATCGGCATATCTTTTGGAAAAGGTCACTGTGAGATAGATGATATGCTTGAAGCTTGCGACTCAGCGCTTTATGTCGCAAAAGAAAATGGTAGAAATAGGGTAGAAATAGCTTTATGA
- a CDS encoding NAD(+) kinase: MKNEQKFNTTNAKKVGLIAKDYPLFKQDLAKLEKILKKYNAEILLEKSCAKQVEKNGFELIKLAKECEFLITLGGDGTIISTCRKLAHISPLILGIHAGRLGFLTDITINESEKFFKDFFDDKFEVETPFMLDVTLHKNDGKTEKKIAFNDAVIVSKNGGSMTHIEALLNEKYFNSYFGDGVIVATPAGTTAYNMSANGPIIYPLSEVFALTPICSHSLTQRPVVLTKNHTVKFRTNSDAILVIDGQDRFDMSKISAVSMSLSDKKARLIRHIGRDYFQILKEKLHWGYND, translated from the coding sequence ATGAAAAATGAACAAAAATTTAATACCACAAACGCCAAAAAAGTGGGACTTATCGCGAAAGATTATCCATTATTTAAGCAGGATTTAGCAAAGCTAGAAAAAATTTTAAAAAAGTATAACGCAGAAATTTTGCTTGAAAAAAGCTGTGCAAAGCAGGTAGAAAAAAATGGCTTTGAGCTGATAAAACTAGCCAAAGAGTGCGAATTTCTTATCACGCTTGGCGGTGATGGCACGATCATCTCAACTTGTAGAAAGCTAGCTCACATCTCGCCACTAATCCTTGGCATACACGCTGGCAGGCTCGGCTTTTTGACAGATATCACGATAAATGAGAGTGAGAAGTTTTTTAAAGACTTTTTTGATGATAAATTTGAGGTAGAAACGCCTTTTATGCTTGATGTTACGCTTCACAAAAATGATGGTAAAACTGAGAAAAAGATAGCATTTAACGACGCAGTCATCGTTAGTAAAAATGGCGGTTCGATGACGCATATCGAGGCACTTTTAAATGAAAAGTATTTTAACTCATATTTTGGAGACGGCGTCATAGTGGCGACACCTGCTGGCACAACGGCATATAATATGAGTGCAAATGGCCCTATCATCTATCCACTAAGCGAGGTCTTTGCGCTAACTCCCATCTGCTCGCACTCACTTACACAGCGTCCAGTCGTGCTTACGAAAAATCACACAGTCAAATTTAGAACAAATAGCGACGCCATTTTAGTCATAGACGGACAAGACCGCTTTGATATGAGTAAAATTTCAGCTGTTAGCATGAGTCTAAGTGACAAAAAAGCGAGGCTGATACGCCATATCGGCAGGGATTATTTTCAAATTTTAAAAGAGAAACTTCACTGGGGTTATAATGATTGA
- a CDS encoding AAA family ATPase, translating to MIDRILIKDYLNFKNVELNFKEGLSVFTGVSGAGKSVLMSAIMAVFGLKDSEARLIEADVEHKFELDEFGIENEEVNIFKLLKDKSTRYFINQQAISKKNLAQVAREHIKYLSAKEANEFENEKFLNLLDRLEISKNEKFKEIKQEFEEAFLEFSKISKELATIKEEEKKVEELKELASFEIEKIRSVGPKKGEFEELMETKKRLSKKDKINEAWARAERIFELEHSVNEALSISDLDSGFFEDAMNELRVARDSLNMEELDDIDVESVLDRIEALNAIIRRYGSEEEALEALDKKEKELARYENLSFEKSELEKKFEILSKKANELASTLSKARCVNLKELEAMINLYLKELYMPDITLRIEGKKLDILGADEICLNLNETSLKNLSSGELNRLRLAFIAASSEITKTGGDVIILDEIDANLSGKEAMSIANVLLKLANFYQIFAISHQPQLSSKANSHFLVERHGESSVVRELDKEERVNELARMISGEHISEEAINFAKGLLK from the coding sequence ATGATTGATCGAATTTTGATTAAGGATTATCTAAATTTTAAAAATGTCGAGCTAAATTTCAAAGAGGGTCTTAGCGTATTTACGGGCGTTAGCGGTGCTGGTAAGTCGGTGCTGATGAGTGCCATAATGGCTGTTTTTGGGCTAAAAGATAGCGAAGCAAGGCTGATAGAAGCTGATGTGGAGCATAAATTTGAGCTTGATGAGTTTGGCATAGAAAACGAAGAGGTCAATATTTTTAAGCTTTTAAAAGATAAGAGCACGAGGTATTTTATAAACCAACAAGCCATCTCAAAGAAAAATTTAGCCCAAGTGGCGCGCGAGCACATCAAATATCTCTCGGCAAAAGAGGCAAATGAATTTGAAAATGAGAAATTTCTAAATTTGCTTGACAGGCTTGAAATTTCAAAAAATGAGAAATTTAAAGAGATAAAACAAGAATTTGAAGAGGCGTTTTTGGAATTTTCTAAAATTTCAAAAGAGCTAGCCACTATAAAAGAGGAAGAGAAAAAGGTCGAGGAGCTAAAGGAGCTTGCTAGCTTTGAGATCGAGAAGATAAGAAGTGTCGGGCCTAAAAAAGGCGAGTTTGAAGAGCTTATGGAGACTAAAAAGAGGCTTAGTAAAAAGGATAAGATAAATGAGGCGTGGGCTAGAGCTGAGCGGATATTTGAGCTAGAGCACAGCGTAAATGAGGCGTTAAGTATCAGTGACCTTGATAGTGGCTTTTTTGAAGATGCGATGAATGAGCTAAGGGTGGCAAGAGATAGCCTAAATATGGAGGAGCTTGACGATATCGACGTGGAGAGCGTGCTTGATAGGATAGAAGCTCTTAATGCTATCATCAGGCGCTATGGCAGCGAAGAAGAGGCGTTAGAAGCGCTTGATAAAAAAGAAAAAGAGCTTGCTAGATATGAAAATTTAAGCTTTGAAAAGAGCGAGCTTGAGAAGAAATTTGAAATTTTAAGCAAAAAGGCAAATGAGCTAGCCAGCACTTTAAGCAAAGCAAGGTGCGTAAATTTAAAAGAGCTTGAGGCGATGATAAATTTATACCTAAAAGAGCTTTATATGCCAGATATCACGCTAAGGATCGAGGGCAAAAAGCTTGATATTTTAGGCGCTGATGAAATTTGTCTAAATTTAAATGAGACCTCACTTAAAAATTTAAGCTCAGGCGAGCTAAACCGCTTAAGGCTGGCCTTCATAGCTGCCTCTAGCGAGATAACAAAAACGGGCGGTGATGTCATCATTTTAGACGAAATAGATGCAAATTTAAGTGGAAAAGAGGCGATGAGTATCGCAAATGTCTTGCTTAAGCTTGCAAATTTCTATCAAATTTTTGCTATTTCGCACCAGCCACAGCTTAGCTCAAAGGCAAATTCGCATTTTTTAGTAGAGCGTCACGGCGAGAGCTCAGTCGTAAGAGAGCTTGACAAAGAGGAGCGTGTAAATGAGCTTGCGCGTATGATAAGCGGTGAGCATATCAGCGAAGAGGCGATAAATTTCGCAAAAGGACTTTTAAAATAG
- the hisB gene encoding imidazoleglycerol-phosphate dehydratase HisB — MLELTRNTKETQISMKLKIYGSGVAKISTGIGFFDHMLEAFTKHSLLDLEISCKGDTHVDFHHSVEDVGIVLGQLLKEALYPLSGVERFGEASVVMDEAAVFCALDLSNRAYLVYENFNENAKVGEFDTELVEEFFRAVAINSAITLHLNQIRGKNTHHIIEATFKSFAVALRRALAKNARIGTPSTKGVL; from the coding sequence ATTTTAGAACTAACTAGAAACACAAAAGAGACGCAAATCTCAATGAAACTCAAAATTTACGGCTCTGGGGTTGCAAAGATAAGCACAGGCATTGGCTTTTTTGACCATATGCTTGAAGCTTTTACCAAGCACTCTTTGCTCGATCTTGAAATTTCATGTAAGGGCGACACGCATGTGGATTTTCACCACAGCGTCGAGGATGTTGGCATAGTTTTGGGACAGCTTTTAAAAGAGGCTTTGTATCCATTAAGCGGTGTTGAGAGGTTTGGCGAGGCTAGCGTTGTTATGGATGAGGCGGCTGTTTTTTGCGCACTAGATCTTAGCAACAGAGCTTACCTCGTATATGAAAATTTTAATGAAAATGCCAAAGTTGGTGAGTTTGACACTGAGCTTGTGGAGGAGTTTTTTAGAGCAGTTGCTATAAATTCAGCCATCACTCTTCATCTAAATCAAATTCGTGGCAAAAACACTCATCACATCATCGAAGCAACATTTAAATCATTTGCTGTAGCACTCCGTAGAGCGCTTGCTAAAAACGCAAGGATCGGCACTCCAAGCACTAAGGGCGTTTTATGA
- the lptC gene encoding LPS export ABC transporter periplasmic protein LptC, translating to MVVKIFYFVVAIFSAVMIFLAAQDPYLANVLKVDTKISNMQVNDVVDYEINSTKISGVYESDELNRYSDRDEFLDFKARILRGNLRHFLSSDKAISQNDEIIFQKNANYENNDSLKFKSDEVIYNTKTKIVRSEANFTITRNGDKALGDSGSYDLGKKQTQIKGLRAWVEEKQRF from the coding sequence TTGGTTGTAAAAATTTTCTACTTCGTCGTGGCCATTTTTAGTGCTGTGATGATATTTTTAGCGGCTCAAGACCCGTACCTAGCAAACGTGCTAAAGGTTGATACAAAGATATCAAATATGCAGGTAAATGACGTGGTTGATTATGAGATAAACTCAACTAAGATAAGCGGAGTTTATGAGAGTGATGAGCTAAACAGATATAGCGACAGGGATGAATTTTTAGACTTTAAAGCGAGAATTTTAAGGGGAAATTTAAGACATTTTCTAAGCTCAGACAAGGCTATCTCGCAAAATGATGAGATAATCTTTCAAAAAAATGCAAACTATGAAAATAATGATAGTTTGAAATTTAAAAGCGATGAAGTTATATACAACACAAAGACAAAAATAGTAAGATCAGAAGCAAATTTCACCATCACTAGAAATGGCGACAAAGCATTAGGTGATAGTGGTAGCTACGATCTTGGTAAAAAACAAACGCAGATAAAAGGGTTAAGGGCATGGGTAGAAGAAAAGCAGCGATTTTAG
- a CDS encoding KdsC family phosphatase, whose amino-acid sequence MIEIIFLDVDGCLTDGKIIYNANGEELKFFDVKDGYAIESWLKLGKKVAIITGRKSAIVERRAEDLKINHVYQGVGDKFEVASEILKFEGLSFKNAAAIGDDYNDYKILDAVAWSFKPKDAIKELDVKTKLKHKGGNGAVREMIEMIIRSENLYDEWSKRWL is encoded by the coding sequence ATGATAGAAATTATATTTTTAGACGTTGATGGGTGCCTCACTGATGGCAAGATCATCTACAATGCAAATGGCGAAGAGCTTAAATTTTTTGATGTAAAAGATGGCTACGCGATAGAGAGCTGGCTAAAGCTTGGCAAGAAAGTGGCTATCATCACTGGCAGAAAGTCGGCTATCGTTGAACGAAGGGCTGAGGATCTAAAGATAAATCACGTCTATCAAGGCGTTGGCGATAAATTTGAAGTAGCAAGCGAGATATTAAAATTTGAAGGGCTTAGCTTTAAAAACGCAGCAGCTATCGGTGATGACTATAATGACTATAAAATTTTAGACGCAGTTGCATGGAGCTTTAAGCCAAAAGATGCCATTAAAGAGCTTGATGTAAAGACAAAGCTAAAGCACAAAGGCGGCAATGGCGCTGTTAGAGAGATGATCGAGATGATCATAAGATCAGAAAATTTATATGACGAGTGGTCTAAGCGTTGGTTGTAA
- the yihA gene encoding ribosome biogenesis GTP-binding protein YihA/YsxC, which translates to MIRALSAKFITSSPSIKEAPSFVTSEVVFLGRSNVGKSSLINALVNQKNLAKSSSTPGKTQLINFFEAEFCEEKEESEKEKFKLILVDLPGFGYAKVAKSKHDEWRKNLDEFLKFRSDIRLFIHLIDARHFDLDIDVNVDSYLKSFLRADQKILNLYTKSDKLNQSQKSAIMKFDPSGILVSTLSKSGIDKAREAIINHALGR; encoded by the coding sequence GTGATAAGAGCCTTGAGCGCTAAATTTATCACTTCAAGCCCAAGCATAAAGGAGGCTCCAAGCTTTGTGACAAGCGAGGTGGTCTTTTTGGGTAGGTCAAATGTTGGTAAAAGCAGCCTCATAAACGCACTTGTAAATCAAAAAAATTTAGCCAAAAGCTCATCAACTCCTGGCAAAACGCAGCTTATAAATTTCTTTGAGGCTGAGTTTTGTGAGGAAAAAGAAGAGAGTGAAAAAGAGAAATTTAAACTCATCTTGGTTGATCTACCAGGTTTTGGCTACGCAAAAGTTGCAAAGTCAAAACACGACGAGTGGCGTAAAAATTTAGATGAGTTTTTGAAATTTAGAAGCGACATCAGACTTTTTATACATCTAATCGACGCTAGACATTTTGACTTAGACATCGACGTAAACGTGGATTCTTACCTAAAAAGCTTTTTAAGAGCTGATCAGAAAATCTTAAATTTATACACAAAAAGCGACAAGCTAAATCAAAGCCAAAAGAGTGCGATAATGAAATTTGACCCAAGTGGTATTTTGGTCTCGACACTCAGCAAAAGCGGCATCGACAAGGCACGGGAAGCTATCATAAACCACGCTCTTGGTAGGTAA
- a CDS encoding TatD family hydrolase produces the protein MIIDTHCHLDSKVYDFDLEQILSEARNLGLKGFVIPGADINDLPKAAKIAHEKNDIFFAVGVHPYDKENFNVETLREFAKDKKCVAIGECGLDYYRLPKDEEEKLREKEDQKRVFLAQLDLAVELKKPVILHIREANEDSFNILKEYAPKLEAGAVLHCYNASPLLLELCKFGNFYFGIGGVLTFKNAKNLVEILPKIPFDRVLIETDAPYLTPEPNRGKRNEPAFTTFVAKKIAEILNLEIEVVCKTTSDNAKRLFKCFA, from the coding sequence ATGATTATAGATACGCATTGTCATTTGGATAGCAAAGTTTATGATTTTGACCTAGAGCAAATTTTATCTGAAGCCAGAAATTTGGGGCTAAAAGGCTTTGTTATCCCTGGAGCTGATATTAATGATTTACCAAAAGCGGCTAAAATAGCGCACGAAAAAAATGATATTTTCTTTGCCGTTGGGGTTCATCCATATGATAAAGAGAATTTTAATGTTGAAACTTTAAGAGAATTTGCCAAAGACAAAAAGTGCGTGGCTATCGGCGAATGTGGGCTTGACTACTACCGCTTGCCAAAAGATGAAGAAGAAAAGCTAAGAGAAAAAGAAGATCAAAAACGTGTTTTTCTAGCTCAACTAGATTTGGCAGTTGAGTTAAAAAAACCCGTTATCCTCCACATCAGAGAGGCTAATGAGGACTCTTTTAACATCTTAAAAGAGTATGCGCCAAAGCTTGAAGCTGGAGCGGTTTTGCATTGTTATAATGCTTCGCCGCTTCTTTTGGAGCTTTGCAAATTTGGGAATTTTTACTTTGGCATAGGTGGCGTTTTGACATTTAAAAACGCTAAGAATTTAGTTGAAATTCTGCCAAAAATTCCTTTTGATAGGGTATTGATAGAGACTGACGCCCCTTATCTCACGCCAGAACCAAATCGTGGCAAGAGAAATGAGCCGGCGTTTACGACATTTGTTGCTAAAAAGATAGCTGAAATTTTAAACCTTGAAATTGAAGTAGTTTGTAAAACGACTTCAGATAATGCCAAAAGGTTATTTAAGTGCTTTGCCTAA
- a CDS encoding septal ring lytic transglycosylase RlpA family protein, translated as MSYRKSLNFYLGLSFTLLITGCSWSGAPFTPSGPTNVRGNNSASVQKATMRPYTINGKTYYPTVVSVGDKASGTASWYGPNFHGKTTSNGEVYNMYNMTAAHKTLPMNTILKVTNLRNQKSVIVRVNDRGPFVADRVLDLSKAAAMKLDVIGTGTAPVSMEVIGFNEDINAVTTASAQPTKPTSTGIKVPNPVSPTAPVGGIVISSEQRVVGGDFMVQIGSFKNLEGANRYQREHKSIDGYRSVVKTFTIDGSTIYRVFLNGFRSEDEARDYARSGKFQGAFIVRG; from the coding sequence TTGTCATACCGTAAGAGCCTAAATTTCTACTTAGGACTAAGTTTTACACTTCTAATCACTGGTTGTTCTTGGAGCGGGGCTCCATTTACTCCAAGTGGCCCAACTAATGTAAGAGGCAACAACTCCGCCTCAGTTCAAAAAGCAACAATGAGACCATACACGATAAATGGCAAAACATACTATCCGACCGTCGTAAGTGTCGGCGATAAAGCCAGCGGAACGGCAAGCTGGTATGGTCCAAATTTTCACGGCAAAACGACCTCAAATGGCGAAGTTTATAATATGTACAATATGACTGCGGCGCATAAGACTTTGCCGATGAATACAATACTTAAAGTAACAAATTTAAGAAATCAAAAAAGTGTTATCGTGCGTGTAAATGACAGAGGACCTTTTGTGGCTGACAGGGTGCTTGACCTTTCAAAAGCAGCTGCGATGAAGCTCGATGTCATCGGCACTGGTACAGCCCCAGTTAGTATGGAGGTTATCGGCTTTAATGAAGACATTAACGCTGTTACAACCGCTAGCGCGCAACCAACAAAACCAACAAGCACTGGCATAAAAGTGCCAAATCCAGTCTCTCCAACGGCCCCAGTTGGTGGCATCGTGATCTCATCAGAGCAACGCGTTGTGGGTGGAGATTTTATGGTACAAATTGGCTCGTTTAAAAACCTTGAAGGTGCAAACAGATACCAAAGAGAGCATAAAAGTATAGATGGCTATAGATCAGTCGTTAAGACATTTACGATAGATGGCTCAACCATTTATAGGGTATTTTTAAATGGCTTTAGAAGCGAGGACGAGGCTAGGGATTACGCAAGAAGCGGTAAATTCCAAGGCGCATTTATAGTAAGAGGCTAG
- the lptA gene encoding lipopolysaccharide transport periplasmic protein LptA, with the protein MGRRKAAILAMILGFTFLNAEQVEITSNDFFADENKQISEFVGNVNIKKGSYDELKANKVVVHFDKKRQPVKYVATGNARAKIFMKDKHYEGKGDTLTYEPAKQTYTVTGNGYLHEVETDKNVYGEKIVVNQKDGTYSVNSDEKKPVKFIFQIEDKTK; encoded by the coding sequence ATGGGTAGAAGAAAAGCAGCGATTTTAGCGATGATTTTGGGCTTTACATTTTTAAATGCAGAGCAGGTTGAGATCACATCAAATGATTTTTTCGCAGATGAAAATAAGCAGATCAGCGAGTTTGTAGGCAATGTAAATATCAAAAAAGGCTCATACGATGAGCTAAAGGCAAACAAAGTCGTTGTGCATTTTGATAAAAAGCGCCAGCCAGTAAAATATGTAGCCACAGGCAACGCTAGAGCTAAAATTTTCATGAAAGATAAGCACTATGAGGGTAAGGGCGACACGCTCACATACGAGCCAGCAAAGCAGACATACACAGTAACTGGCAACGGCTACTTGCACGAGGTAGAGACTGATAAAAATGTCTATGGTGAAAAGATCGTTGTCAATCAAAAAGATGGCACATATAGCGTAAATAGCGACGAGAAAAAGCCGGTTAAATTTATCTTTCAGATCGAGGATAAAACCAAGTGA
- a CDS encoding lytic transglycosylase domain-containing protein, which yields MKAMLKIFLLFACSTLLLANAPEKSSYDTQVKILKELDIDASFMKTSHYAKMRQGIQNSQVRTFTDALKNGYMYIPMIKEQIKKSGVPESFFYLAMIESGFSNHTVSNAKATGMWQFMEQTAKIHGLKVGQYTDERKDPVESTVAATNYLRSLKNQFGKWYLAAMAYNCGDGALKKAIQKAGTDDLVTLLDAEKKYLPAETRNFIIKILRAAYIAKDADFLISKESSLLNINGGLRLTKVKVPGGTNLAQIGDSIGLSTKKMKSNNPHLKFVFTPPTLKDYYVYIPENKKQLFSDNFKPFNGKNNFYAYTVKKGETLLSISKKTGVSHRAIKDYNELSTNAVSYNQKLIIPFSTQNKSHNYVVQTGDTIASLSKKFNVSEKDIKDANSLASSNLNVGANIVIP from the coding sequence ATGAAAGCAATGCTTAAGATATTTTTATTATTTGCATGTAGCACCTTGCTACTAGCAAACGCCCCTGAGAAGAGCTCTTATGACACTCAGGTTAAAATTTTAAAGGAGCTAGACATCGATGCTAGCTTTATGAAAACTTCTCACTATGCAAAGATGAGACAAGGCATACAAAACTCACAGGTAAGAACATTTACAGATGCCTTGAAAAATGGCTATATGTATATACCAATGATAAAAGAACAGATCAAAAAATCAGGCGTACCTGAGTCGTTTTTCTATCTAGCGATGATAGAGTCAGGCTTTTCTAATCATACTGTCTCAAATGCTAAAGCTACTGGTATGTGGCAGTTTATGGAGCAAACAGCAAAAATTCATGGTCTAAAAGTAGGACAATACACCGACGAGAGAAAAGATCCGGTCGAATCAACTGTCGCAGCTACAAACTATCTAAGATCACTTAAAAATCAATTTGGCAAATGGTACTTGGCAGCAATGGCATATAACTGCGGCGATGGTGCATTAAAAAAAGCTATACAAAAAGCTGGTACGGACGATCTTGTAACACTTCTTGATGCTGAGAAAAAATACCTTCCAGCTGAGACTAGAAATTTCATCATTAAAATTTTAAGAGCGGCATATATAGCAAAAGATGCGGACTTTTTGATATCTAAAGAGTCATCTTTGCTAAACATAAATGGCGGATTAAGACTTACGAAAGTAAAAGTGCCAGGCGGTACAAATTTAGCTCAGATAGGCGACAGCATCGGTCTTAGCACAAAAAAAATGAAAAGTAATAACCCGCATTTAAAATTTGTATTTACTCCTCCAACTTTAAAAGATTATTACGTTTATATCCCTGAAAATAAAAAGCAACTTTTCTCAGATAATTTCAAACCATTTAATGGCAAAAATAACTTCTACGCATACACTGTAAAAAAAGGCGAGACCTTGCTTTCTATCTCTAAAAAGACAGGTGTTAGCCACAGAGCGATCAAGGACTACAACGAGCTTAGCACAAACGCAGTAAGCTATAATCAAAAACTAATAATCCCTTTTTCTACTCAAAACAAATCTCACAACTACGTAGTTCAAACAGGCGATACGATCGCATCTTTATCAAAGAAATTTAATGTAAGTGAAAAAGATATAAAAGATGCAAATTCTTTGGCTAGTTCAAATTTAAATGTCGGAGCAAATATTGTCATACCGTAA